From one Lolium rigidum isolate FL_2022 chromosome 4, APGP_CSIRO_Lrig_0.1, whole genome shotgun sequence genomic stretch:
- the LOC124648075 gene encoding uncharacterized protein LOC124648075, translating into MSPFINSRRSTNADVVADNNDTTKTKKAMRRWLAVTDPTPTLLHGFLVFEVSWRDVHGINYFNDLLTDTSLALEARYINKWEFHNAEQAAGCASQWFLGHALETLSLRGYLFHYHHQHHHHHEHRRSASAGEEEGEDHQKEIYIPPSPMQREHEDFAILKASSSGDEKCSFSPTLRRRRSWRVRTRVRKNPPPDEEKEEEPLCCTSPVLQMQRYNDILLLLRFHDASLPFKLRQIIMSDIRLLTLLESGLPSWVIFFQSYPLLCHLYRPWMRPLARSLYMLASLVTVIIGFYDLYKNVPLLKSAAARICGPLFDWIETWDMVTRIQYLGTILFLRNLRRFLQGLLTLLNASRALLRVVVAPLADLGLFELASTVGLLASHVWDLVVDLAEVVWAPFDVVLDCAARVVASMWPVLQVMVLPARLAVALAGCAGSVLSNSYNFFNDIWETLSSIFQLNHMSEAQQSAFDMTTLKTLWNDLFSQIFRAMRGILNGILVFFYSCNRHRLRYLADGFVFHCISSIWLSELIRSWELLVYVASPIMLGQDYATCFVLLD; encoded by the coding sequence ATGTCTCCGTTCATCAATTCGAGGAGGAGCACAAACGCCGATGTGGTGGCGGACAACAATGATACGACCAAGACGAAGAAGGCGATGCGGCGGTGGCTGGCGGTGACAGATCCTACCCCGACGCTGCTGCACGGGTTCCTAGTGTTCGAGGTGTCGTGGAGGGACGTGCATGGCATCAACTACTTCAACGACCTGCTCACCGACACATCCCTTGCTTTGGAGGCACGATACATCAACAAGTGGGAGTTCCATAATGCCGAGCAGGCCGCTGGTTGCGCTTCGCAGTGGTTCCTCGGTCATGCCTTGGAGACACTCTCCCTCCGGGGATACCTCTTCCACTACCACCATCAACATCACCACCATCATGAACATCGCAGATCAGCATCtgcaggagaagaagaaggagaagatcatCAAAAAGAAATATACATACCTCCTTCTCCGATGCAACGGGAACATGAGGATTTTGCTATTTTGAAAGCCAGTAGCAGCGGCGACGAGAAGTGCTCATTTTCCCCgacactgaggaggaggaggagctggaggGTCAGGACTAGGGTCAGGAAGAATCCACCTCCAgatgaagagaaggaggaggagccttTGTGTTGTACTTCTCCGGTACTACAGATGCAGCGGTACAACGACATTCTCCTCTTGTTACGGTTTCATGATGCGTCGCTTCCATTCAAGCTCCGGCAGATCATCATGTCGGACATCCGCCTCCTGACGTTGCTCGAGTCCGGGCTTCCATCTTGGGTCATATTCTTCCAGTCATACCCGCTGCTCTGCCACCTCTACCGGCCCTGGATGCGTCCCCTTGCTAGGAGCCTCTACATGCTCGCCTCCCTTGTCACTGTCATCATCGGCTTCTACGACCTCTACAAGAATGTGCCGCTACTCAAGTCAGCAGCGGCGCGCATCTGTGGGCCGCTCTTTGATTGGATCGAGACATGGGACATGGTGACCCGCATACAATACCTCGGCACCATACTCTTTCTCCGCAACCTGCGTAGGTTCCTGCAGGGGCTCCTCACTCTACTAAACGCTTCTAGGGCGCTACTCCGTGTTGTGGTGGCACCGTTGGCCGACCTTGGGTTATTTGAGCTGGCTAGCACGGTCGGCTTACTAGCCTCGCATGTGTGGGATCTTGTGGTGGACTTGGCGGAGGTCGTGTGGGCGCCATTCGACGTGGTGCTAGACTGCGCTGCCAGGGTGGTGGCATCCATGTGGCCGGTGCTGCAGGTTATGGTGCTACCGGCGAGGCTTGCTGTGGCGCTTGCGGGTTGCGCGGGGTCGGTGTTGTCCAATAGCTACAACTTCTTCAACGACATTTGGGAGACGCTTAGCAGCATCTTCCAGCTCAACCACATGTCGGAGGCGCAACAAAGTGCCTTCGACATGACCACACTCAAGACATTATGGAATGATCTCTTTTCTCAGATCTTCCGAGCGATGAGGGGCATACTCAATGGAATACTGGTCTTCTTTTACTCTTGCAATAGGCACAGGCTCAGGTACCTCGCTGACGGGTTTGTGTTCCATTGTATTTCATCAATTTGGTTGAGCGAGCTAATTCGATCATGGGAACTTCTTGTGTACGTAGCATCTCCAATCATGCTAGGTCAAGATTACGCCACGTGCTTCGTATTGCTAGATTAG